The proteins below come from a single Bacillota bacterium LX-D genomic window:
- a CDS encoding penicillin-binding protein 1A: MTAQKKVTRKLNVGRLAIFILLLLFIVGFGATAGFMVGVIKNMPKWKPGEITGDMTTSFYDSEGTLVAERHGLENRILVDYNKIPQNLKNAFIATEDPNFMKHHGISFRSLARALYANIRYGYGAQGGSTITQQLAKNAFIDEKYRYKKSLQRKVQEAILAIQLERTYSKDQIFEFYLNQIPFGRGAYGVQTAAKTFFGKDVEELDLAECALIAGLTQRPAAYDPYRHPEAAKGRRARVLANMVKHGYITQSKADEANKEEFNLAANVDTSPKTKYGYFIDHAIEEAERVLEDNQVSSVEIYKGGYKVYTTLDQTVQSKIEEVFSNPRNFPSDIGGVPVQGAMVIIDPHTGEIKGLVGGRNYKTERGLNRATQMKRSPGSTIKPIAVYGPALEEGYSPASVIDDSPVVFAGNPPYRPTNYDGRYRGLISMREALRYSVNVPAVKMLDTIGINTGYNFALKSGLPLVPSDKNLSLALGGLTYGVSPLDLASAYCAFDNQGVRIEPYVITKIEDHHGNILYEAHPKAVEVMSEQSSYLMTSMLETVVTSGTGTRARMNRPVAGKTGTTQLPDRPEFYGKTGNQDAWFAGYTPELVGVVWMGFDKTDKDHYLYKIYGGQYPAQIWRQVMESVLNNKPVQTFYMPRGLAYVDIDKKSGFLPSQLTPPAFIGKEIFAQKNIPKTVSDIWQEDQVCADSGLLASPNCPNIISGIFMRRPIPISKGKLPEDSNLEEPKTICPIHRAYTNSVNSPEAGQINSKNATKATNQGSNSPEAPFLYAEKEKAGIRLYWRSNNRLQSSITYSIERWSDKNNKHQTIKITDNQTYLDRLIKPGQIYHYRVFAINTKNNLRTFSNEVRVHMK, from the coding sequence ATGACTGCTCAAAAAAAGGTTACCCGTAAATTAAATGTGGGTCGCCTTGCTATTTTTATTTTACTGCTTTTATTTATTGTGGGGTTTGGGGCAACGGCTGGCTTCATGGTAGGAGTCATTAAAAATATGCCCAAGTGGAAACCTGGGGAAATCACCGGGGATATGACTACTAGTTTTTATGACTCTGAGGGTACATTAGTTGCTGAGAGGCACGGCTTAGAAAATCGTATATTAGTAGATTACAATAAAATTCCTCAGAACCTTAAGAATGCTTTCATTGCAACTGAGGATCCTAATTTTATGAAGCATCATGGTATCAGCTTTAGAAGTCTTGCTCGAGCACTTTACGCTAATATAAGATATGGTTACGGTGCACAAGGAGGAAGCACAATTACCCAGCAGTTAGCTAAAAATGCATTTATTGATGAAAAATACCGATATAAAAAAAGCTTGCAACGAAAAGTTCAAGAAGCTATTCTAGCAATCCAGTTAGAACGCACTTATAGTAAGGACCAGATTTTTGAATTTTATTTGAATCAAATACCTTTTGGACGCGGGGCGTATGGAGTTCAAACGGCAGCTAAAACATTTTTTGGCAAAGATGTTGAAGAATTAGACTTGGCGGAATGTGCACTTATTGCAGGCTTAACTCAACGTCCTGCTGCATACGATCCCTATCGGCATCCAGAAGCAGCTAAAGGAAGAAGAGCCAGGGTTTTGGCTAATATGGTTAAGCACGGTTATATTACCCAAAGTAAAGCTGACGAGGCTAATAAGGAGGAATTTAATTTAGCAGCTAACGTAGATACTTCCCCAAAAACAAAATATGGATATTTTATTGACCATGCAATTGAAGAAGCAGAAAGGGTTTTAGAAGATAATCAGGTTTCTTCCGTAGAAATATACAAGGGAGGATATAAGGTCTATACAACACTAGACCAAACAGTTCAAAGTAAAATTGAGGAGGTTTTCTCTAATCCACGTAATTTCCCCTCCGATATAGGTGGAGTACCTGTACAAGGTGCAATGGTAATAATCGACCCACATACGGGGGAAATAAAAGGCCTTGTTGGTGGAAGAAATTACAAGACGGAAAGAGGATTAAATAGGGCCACTCAAATGAAACGCTCTCCAGGTTCAACGATAAAGCCCATAGCTGTATATGGTCCTGCTCTTGAGGAAGGGTATTCCCCGGCAAGCGTAATTGACGATTCTCCTGTAGTCTTTGCAGGGAATCCTCCCTATAGGCCAACTAACTACGACGGCAGGTACAGGGGACTAATTAGTATGCGAGAAGCACTTAGATATTCTGTTAACGTCCCAGCAGTTAAAATGCTAGATACTATCGGGATCAATACAGGTTATAATTTTGCATTAAAATCCGGACTTCCCCTGGTGCCATCAGATAAAAACCTAAGTTTAGCATTAGGTGGTTTGACATATGGTGTTTCACCACTTGACTTAGCATCAGCTTATTGTGCTTTTGATAATCAAGGCGTGCGTATTGAACCTTATGTAATAACAAAAATTGAAGATCATCATGGAAATATACTTTATGAAGCACACCCTAAAGCAGTGGAAGTTATGTCTGAACAATCTTCATATTTAATGACAAGTATGTTGGAAACAGTAGTTACCTCTGGTACAGGTACCAGAGCTCGTATGAATAGGCCGGTAGCAGGAAAAACAGGAACAACACAACTGCCTGATAGGCCAGAATTTTACGGGAAAACAGGTAATCAAGATGCATGGTTTGCAGGCTATACACCGGAATTGGTGGGTGTAGTTTGGATGGGTTTTGATAAGACAGATAAGGACCATTACTTGTATAAAATTTATGGAGGCCAATATCCAGCACAAATTTGGCGCCAAGTAATGGAAAGTGTTTTAAATAATAAGCCTGTGCAAACTTTCTATATGCCTAGAGGATTGGCATATGTTGATATTGATAAAAAATCCGGTTTTTTACCCAGCCAGCTTACTCCTCCGGCCTTTATAGGCAAAGAAATTTTTGCCCAAAAAAATATACCTAAAACTGTTTCTGATATTTGGCAAGAAGACCAGGTCTGTGCAGACTCTGGTCTTCTTGCCAGCCCCAACTGTCCTAACATCATAAGTGGTATTTTTATGCGAAGACCTATTCCTATTTCCAAAGGTAAATTGCCAGAAGATTCAAACTTAGAGGAACCAAAAACTATTTGCCCTATACACAGAGCATATACTAACTCCGTCAATTCTCCAGAGGCTGGGCAAATTAATAGCAAAAATGCTACAAAAGCCACAAATCAAGGAAGCAATAGCCCTGAAGCTCCATTCCTATACGCAGAGAAAGAAAAAGCAGGCATAAGGCTATATTGGAGGTCAAATAATCGTCTTCAATCATCTATAACTTATAGTATCGAGCGTTGGAGCGATAAAAATAATAAACACCAAACCATTAAAATTACAGATAACCAAACATACCTGGACCGCCTAATTAAACCGGGACAAATTTACCACTATAGAGTATTTGCTATTAACACTAAAAACAACTTACGTACATTTTCCAATGAAGTTAGGGTCCATATGAAATAA